A window of Sulfurimonas gotlandica GD1 contains these coding sequences:
- a CDS encoding FAD-dependent thymidylate synthase, giving the protein MENVYGIEYSKPEVILMQDTGIGVAETAARTCYDSFSNSENEVINYIEDNMPDAKMCDDINDIQESNLLGDLAWTYFHHSILEHANLSFLVRGTSRGVLQEHARHRIQAISVRSTRYTMSSIINAFVASQGDKEFFIDKILGFNMFVTCDEGYNRLEISGMFDKLAYQQTKVENFEEISVAKSSLDFLEAFKGNSQAMFDALQDGKKKRNVGDAFKHIITDNVKVDMVVTFNLRSLKNYFTLRDSGAAFFQIRWLAQEMMRVTPTKYLNLIVKKK; this is encoded by the coding sequence AAACAGCGGCAAGAACTTGTTATGATTCATTTTCAAATAGTGAGAATGAAGTTATAAACTACATCGAAGACAATATGCCAGATGCTAAGATGTGTGACGATATAAATGATATCCAAGAGTCAAATCTGCTAGGTGATTTGGCTTGGACATATTTTCATCACAGCATCTTGGAACATGCAAACCTTAGCTTTTTGGTTCGTGGAACTTCGAGAGGTGTTCTTCAAGAGCATGCTCGTCATCGCATCCAAGCCATAAGTGTTAGAAGTACTCGCTATACGATGAGTTCTATTATCAATGCTTTTGTAGCATCTCAGGGTGACAAAGAGTTCTTTATAGACAAGATCTTAGGTTTTAATATGTTTGTAACTTGTGATGAGGGTTATAATAGACTTGAAATTTCAGGGATGTTTGATAAGTTGGCATACCAGCAGACTAAGGTAGAAAACTTTGAAGAGATATCTGTAGCAAAGAGCTCGCTTGACTTTCTAGAAGCGTTTAAAGGCAACTCGCAAGCGATGTTTGATGCCCTTCAAGATGGTAAAAAGAAACGTAATGTCGGAGATGCTTTTAAGCATATCATAACTGACAATGTGAAAGTTGATATGGTCGTAACTTTTAATCTCAGAAGTCTGAAAAACTATTTTACTCTTAGAGACAGCGGTGCGGCATTTTTCCAGATTCGATGGCTTGCACAAGAGATGATGAGAGTTACTCCTACAAAATACCTAAATCTTATAGTAAAAAAGAAGTAA
- a CDS encoding GGDEF domain-containing protein: MNPIKTISVNLLIPFLVSALFAVIIYNASKIPEILFDIVPYLFYGLSLLIIWVSWHFNRNRFIFVILPLILIYLGFEYFSAKKATLLFLYVSMFYPIHLLIFLVLKERGLFSFWGILKIGFFILEIAIVLYLIYYPNETLQNYLKIKLFAANFYPLKDVSIAIGIFVLFVMSALVMFGRYLLYSTTFLNLLVAFYLALFFLKTTHATEVAFLSFSIIIFILLIRESYRLAFYDELTALPGRRALVEDMAKLGRKYSLAMCDIDFFKKFNDTYGHDTGDEVLKMVASKFSEVSGGGKAYRYGGEEFVILFPSKESEESFVHVDALRQNIASTPFSVRNKQSTKKIFINVSAGITQYTTKDKDPFAVMKRADNALYKAKKAGRNQVIKD; this comes from the coding sequence GTGAATCCAATCAAGACCATCTCTGTAAACTTACTCATACCATTTCTTGTTTCAGCTCTTTTTGCTGTAATAATTTACAATGCATCAAAAATACCTGAGATACTTTTTGACATCGTCCCATATCTTTTTTATGGGCTGAGCCTTCTAATCATCTGGGTATCGTGGCACTTTAATCGTAACAGATTCATATTTGTAATCTTGCCTCTTATTTTAATATATCTTGGATTTGAGTACTTTAGTGCTAAAAAAGCAACACTTCTATTTCTGTATGTATCTATGTTTTATCCGATTCATCTTTTAATATTTTTGGTTTTAAAAGAGAGAGGACTCTTCTCGTTCTGGGGTATCTTAAAGATAGGATTTTTCATTTTAGAGATAGCGATAGTCTTGTATCTTATCTACTATCCAAATGAGACTCTGCAGAATTATCTAAAGATAAAACTATTTGCCGCTAATTTTTACCCTCTAAAAGATGTCTCTATTGCTATTGGGATTTTTGTCTTGTTTGTTATGAGTGCTCTTGTTATGTTTGGCAGATACCTCTTATACAGCACAACTTTTTTGAATCTGCTTGTTGCTTTTTACCTCGCTCTTTTCTTTTTGAAAACTACTCATGCAACTGAAGTTGCTTTTTTATCTTTTTCAATTATTATTTTTATTCTTCTAATCCGAGAGTCATACCGACTCGCTTTTTATGATGAACTTACAGCTTTGCCTGGACGTAGAGCATTAGTAGAAGATATGGCAAAACTAGGAAGAAAGTATTCTTTAGCCATGTGTGATATAGACTTTTTCAAGAAATTTAACGACACCTATGGACATGATACCGGTGATGAAGTTTTAAAAATGGTAGCTTCAAAGTTTTCAGAGGTTAGCGGCGGCGGTAAAGCATACAGATATGGAGGGGAAGAGTTTGTTATTTTGTTTCCCTCCAAAGAGAGCGAAGAATCATTTGTTCATGTAGATGCTCTAAGACAAAATATAGCAAGCACACCGTTTAGTGTTAGAAACAAACAAAGTACCAAAAAAATATTTATAAATGTATCTGCGGGAATTACTCAATACACTACAAAAGACAAAGATCCTTTTGCAGTTATGAAGAGGGCTGATAATGCCCTTTACAAGGCAAAAAAAGCTGGACGAAATCAAGTTATTAAAGATTAG
- a CDS encoding multiheme c-type cytochrome — protein MKNFLSLTLLLFITSLAYANESKVCQKCHPLIYEEYYESSHRKASTQNNPIHKALWDKHPKTPEGYTCAKCHSPSDTELMKTGLLKDNKIQREEPISCVYCHTIKDVEEGSHSNSNITTNKQREFFTAEESKKGSAQATYETESSFFGLVKVSKNSPYHKIDYNNENFYSGNVCMGCHSHTNNDHSFDITMLDAMIDKNDKNTCVTCHMPQVSGTKVTNIESKTHAYHGIAGIYHMNNSMGEYIEFKVDKKENSFSVNVINKSNHALFGQSFRQGVLKVNILRDSKLIALEPFIFTRVLGKDGKEVMPWLANETLKDSLIYAKKEILFNYSLKDGDKVTITLGVKRISDEAAKKLNLQDNKDVTKLRVLKSESFKY, from the coding sequence ATGAAAAACTTTTTATCTTTGACTCTACTTCTGTTTATCACTTCTTTGGCTTATGCTAATGAAAGTAAAGTATGTCAAAAGTGTCATCCTCTCATCTATGAGGAGTATTATGAGTCTTCTCATCGTAAAGCTTCCACTCAGAACAACCCAATACATAAAGCACTTTGGGACAAGCATCCAAAAACACCAGAGGGTTACACGTGTGCTAAATGTCACTCTCCAAGCGATACTGAACTTATGAAGACAGGTCTATTAAAAGACAACAAGATTCAAAGAGAAGAGCCTATCTCATGTGTTTATTGTCATACAATAAAAGATGTTGAAGAAGGTTCTCACTCAAACTCTAATATAACAACTAACAAACAAAGAGAGTTTTTTACAGCAGAGGAATCTAAAAAAGGTTCCGCACAAGCTACCTACGAAACAGAGAGTTCATTTTTTGGACTTGTAAAAGTTTCAAAGAATTCACCTTATCATAAAATAGACTATAACAATGAGAACTTTTATAGCGGAAATGTTTGTATGGGTTGTCACTCTCACACAAATAATGATCATAGTTTTGATATAACAATGTTAGACGCGATGATAGATAAAAATGATAAAAACACTTGTGTAACTTGCCATATGCCTCAGGTAAGTGGAACAAAAGTTACAAATATTGAGAGCAAAACTCACGCATACCACGGGATAGCCGGCATCTATCATATGAACAATTCAATGGGTGAATATATAGAGTTTAAGGTTGATAAAAAAGAAAATAGCTTTAGTGTTAACGTTATTAATAAATCTAACCATGCTCTTTTTGGCCAATCTTTTAGACAAGGCGTATTAAAAGTTAACATCTTAAGAGATTCTAAACTAATCGCTTTAGAGCCATTTATTTTTACAAGAGTTTTAGGTAAGGATGGCAAAGAGGTTATGCCTTGGCTAGCAAACGAAACTCTTAAAGACTCTCTTATTTATGCAAAAAAAGAGATTCTATTTAACTACTCTTTAAAAGATGGGGACAAAGTCACTATAACTTTAGGAGTAAAGAGAATATCTGATGAAGCAGCAAAGAAACTAAACCTCCAAGACAATAAAGATGTAACTAAACTTAGAGTATTAAAGAGTGAGTCATTTAAATACTAA
- a CDS encoding PhnA domain-containing protein yields MSLEKELEQRSGGICELCGSSEGLSALEVAPSDGSASQAIYVCSICSSQIQNPDTMDENHFNCLNDSMWSETPAVAVVSYRLLSAFGRQDLVEMMYMEEDIKEWADAGLPDENALVYKDSNGVILQAGDTVVITKDLDVKGTGFVAKRGTAVRNIGLVTNDSEHIEGRVNGVKIHILTKFLKKS; encoded by the coding sequence ATGAGTTTAGAAAAAGAGTTAGAGCAAAGAAGTGGCGGTATTTGTGAGTTATGTGGAAGCAGTGAAGGACTTAGCGCTTTAGAAGTAGCACCTTCTGATGGAAGTGCTAGTCAAGCTATTTATGTATGTAGTATATGTTCATCACAGATTCAAAATCCAGATACTATGGATGAGAATCACTTTAACTGTTTAAATGACAGCATGTGGAGTGAAACGCCTGCCGTTGCTGTTGTATCTTACCGTCTTTTGAGTGCTTTTGGTCGTCAAGATCTAGTTGAGATGATGTATATGGAAGAAGATATTAAAGAGTGGGCAGATGCTGGCTTACCTGATGAAAATGCTTTGGTTTATAAAGATTCAAACGGTGTGATACTACAGGCCGGTGATACTGTTGTAATTACAAAAGATTTAGATGTTAAGGGGACTGGTTTTGTAGCAAAACGTGGTACTGCTGTTAGAAATATTGGACTTGTCACCAATGATTCTGAGCATATTGAAGGTCGTGTAAACGGTGTGAAGATTCATATCCTTACAAAATTTCTAAAAAAATCATAA
- a CDS encoding sensor domain-containing protein, with amino-acid sequence MSDIEFDKLKKSNEELAYIVKHAVSEIYILDFETLDYVFANDGALQNIGYTLDELLKLNVYDINKTLTRKHVESLRASCAINDSVSNISEHTRKDGTSYTVQASIQSIIYQEKKAYVLFDTDISKLKKVQKELREQKDILHHQAHHDALTGLPNRILFNDRLSQGIKKSKRHNEILALFFIDLDQFKQINDSLGHDTGDVVLKEASRRFSSKIREEDTLSRLGGDEFSVIAGGLKEASEASVLANKFIECMAEPIVVGAHTLYLTCSIGISFYPQDGQSAENLLKYADVAMYKAKDEGRNNYQTYSSKLTELMHEQVTMRTSLHKALKNDEFILNYQPQIDSMTDRIIGMEALIRWNHPELGRVSPAKFIPLAEETGFIVELDRWVMQEAMSKLSSWYEEGLNPGMLALNLAMKQIQKSDFLEFLKNTMKETNCLSEWIELEVTEGEIMKNPDESIATLKEINKLGITLAIDDFGTGYSSLSYLKKLPVNKLKIDQSFIKDTPDDEDDVAITKAVIALAKSLKMSVIAEGVETKAQKDFLILNECLQIQGYYYSPPVDAQKMRDMLIEQKEKEA; translated from the coding sequence ATGAGTGATATAGAGTTTGATAAATTAAAAAAAAGTAACGAAGAGCTTGCCTATATTGTAAAGCATGCTGTTTCTGAAATTTATATATTAGACTTTGAAACACTAGACTACGTATTTGCTAATGATGGTGCGCTGCAAAATATAGGCTATACACTAGACGAACTGCTGAAGTTAAACGTTTATGATATTAACAAGACTTTAACACGAAAGCATGTTGAGAGCTTAAGAGCTTCATGTGCAATCAACGATAGTGTATCTAATATCTCAGAACACACCAGAAAAGATGGAACATCTTATACTGTTCAAGCTTCTATCCAATCTATTATCTACCAAGAGAAAAAAGCATACGTACTTTTTGACACAGATATCTCAAAGCTTAAAAAAGTTCAAAAAGAGTTACGTGAACAAAAAGACATACTCCATCATCAGGCTCATCACGATGCATTAACTGGTCTGCCAAATCGTATACTCTTTAATGATAGGTTATCCCAGGGCATAAAAAAGTCTAAAAGACATAATGAAATCTTAGCTCTTTTTTTTATAGACTTAGATCAGTTTAAACAAATAAATGATTCTCTTGGTCATGATACTGGAGATGTGGTTTTAAAAGAGGCTAGTAGGCGTTTTTCTTCAAAAATAAGAGAAGAAGATACTCTCTCTCGTCTTGGCGGAGATGAGTTTAGTGTTATTGCCGGTGGTTTAAAAGAAGCCAGCGAAGCTTCTGTCTTAGCAAACAAGTTTATAGAGTGTATGGCAGAGCCTATTGTAGTCGGTGCCCATACTCTCTACTTAACTTGCAGCATTGGTATTAGTTTTTATCCGCAAGATGGTCAAAGCGCAGAAAATCTTTTAAAGTATGCAGACGTTGCTATGTATAAAGCAAAAGATGAGGGAAGAAATAATTACCAGACATACTCATCAAAGTTAACAGAGCTGATGCATGAGCAGGTGACTATGAGAACCAGTCTGCACAAAGCACTGAAGAATGATGAATTTATTCTTAATTACCAGCCTCAGATAGACAGTATGACTGACAGAATCATCGGAATGGAAGCACTTATAAGATGGAATCATCCAGAGCTTGGAAGAGTTTCTCCTGCAAAGTTTATTCCTTTGGCTGAAGAGACAGGTTTTATAGTTGAGCTTGATAGATGGGTAATGCAAGAAGCTATGAGTAAACTGAGTTCTTGGTATGAGGAGGGTTTAAACCCTGGTATGCTGGCTCTAAACCTTGCTATGAAACAGATCCAAAAGAGTGACTTCTTAGAGTTTTTAAAAAATACTATGAAAGAGACAAATTGTTTGAGTGAGTGGATAGAGCTAGAGGTTACCGAGGGTGAGATTATGAAAAATCCTGATGAGTCGATAGCTACTCTCAAAGAGATTAACAAGCTTGGTATTACTTTGGCGATTGATGATTTTGGTACCGGGTATTCATCACTTTCGTACCTTAAAAAATTACCGGTAAATAAACTAAAAATAGATCAGTCTTTTATTAAAGATACACCTGATGATGAAGATGATGTTGCCATAACTAAAGCAGTTATAGCTTTGGCGAAGAGTTTGAAGATGAGTGTTATTGCAGAGGGTGTCGAAACGAAAGCACAAAAAGATTTTTTAATATTAAACGAGTGTCTTCAGATACAGGGTTATTACTACTCTCCACCTGTAGATGCACAAAAAATGAGAGATATGCTTATAGAGCAGAAAGAGAAAGAGGCTTAG
- a CDS encoding deoxyguanosinetriphosphate triphosphohydrolase gives MQAQERFYKIDKDFRNPFARDRDRIIHSGSFRKLEYKTQVFLNQEGDFFRTRLTHSIEVSQIARSITSHLGLNESLAEAIALAHDLGHTPFGHIGGDTLDECLKAEGFKNGFEHNFQSFRVVSSLEKRYKGFDGLNLTFATLEGILKHSYPYKKSFLPSWIDEQFNLETHPSIEAMVVDRADEIAYMSHDIDDGINSGLISFDDLKESALICEVLEKVKEEGISEDEDEMFRYRFSSHLINHLVYSLLDYSKDKIDNTSILSSTLNSSESIPVGFSPELETNIKKLKKLLFNKLYQHQDIVVKMFAGKQAIKGLYSALMEEEKMLPKFYYTQLNTRKKHRVVADCIAHMSDRYALSFYNEMYGKL, from the coding sequence ATGCAAGCACAAGAACGTTTTTATAAAATAGATAAAGACTTTAGGAATCCATTCGCGAGAGATAGAGATCGTATAATTCACTCAGGTAGCTTTAGAAAGCTCGAATATAAGACACAGGTTTTTTTAAATCAAGAGGGCGACTTTTTTCGTACTCGTTTGACTCACTCTATAGAAGTCTCACAAATCGCACGCTCTATTACATCGCATCTGGGACTAAATGAATCTTTAGCTGAGGCAATAGCTCTGGCGCATGATTTAGGACATACTCCATTTGGTCATATTGGTGGAGACACGCTTGATGAGTGTTTAAAAGCAGAGGGTTTTAAAAATGGTTTCGAGCATAATTTTCAAAGCTTTAGAGTTGTCTCATCGTTAGAGAAAAGATATAAAGGTTTTGACGGATTAAACCTTACTTTTGCAACATTAGAGGGAATTCTTAAGCACTCATATCCATATAAGAAAAGCTTTTTACCATCCTGGATAGATGAGCAGTTTAACTTGGAGACACATCCATCGATAGAAGCTATGGTTGTTGATCGTGCTGATGAGATAGCATATATGAGTCACGATATTGATGATGGGATAAACTCAGGGCTTATCAGCTTTGATGATCTTAAAGAGAGTGCTTTAATCTGTGAAGTTTTAGAGAAGGTTAAAGAGGAAGGTATATCAGAAGATGAAGATGAGATGTTTCGTTATCGTTTTAGTTCTCATCTCATAAACCATCTTGTATATTCACTTCTGGACTACTCAAAAGATAAAATAGACAACACCTCTATACTTAGTTCTACACTTAATAGTAGTGAGAGCATCCCTGTAGGTTTTAGCCCAGAGTTAGAGACAAATATCAAAAAGTTAAAAAAACTGCTCTTTAACAAGCTATATCAGCATCAAGATATAGTTGTAAAGATGTTCGCTGGAAAGCAGGCTATAAAAGGACTATACAGCGCATTAATGGAAGAAGAAAAGATGTTGCCAAAATTTTATTATACGCAATTAAATACAAGAAAAAAACATAGAGTGGTAGCTGATTGTATCGCTCACATGAGTGATAGATACGCTCTTAGTTTTTATAATGAAATGTACGGAAAGTTATAA
- a CDS encoding porin: MQTKYLYLTLLAISSLAYFELSEAQKDTKPPKTFTKLEIIEFARIKHNFTDKEKNYIAYKDIIAKKYKVKKRPITITQTTIVDVPVAQAIEEKPKEVIKSEVSKDTKELTKEDKDIASIIASDDVDGQFNEIKNIREALLKNPRVPKWIKDSIRALSALRDEYDIDIGFSYRGVAQSDLISNSSGVGSNMDLIAMYKPNENSSVGFNLNARHQVGDNSSSTFAQEIGSLYTTSPAYSDRDILVSEFWYQYKIDALSMRLGVVDPGSFIDNSFFKSSSNYFFSSSISSTPYSLVPNNGLGIGMKYVKPSFFISGQLSDSDAKAGESMDSVLNNDLSLYSAIEFGITPKNNRYYLTLWHRERESSNAATGAIVSLNQTLDELNKVFAKYAFSNEASATQYISLGWGRKNFLDKDDKVGLAYSASESKTNQEIQNTLEMFYRYDYYHGIQISADIQILNPIYSSEDLAILPGMRLRIIF; the protein is encoded by the coding sequence ATGCAAACTAAGTACCTTTACCTAACTCTTCTAGCTATATCTTCCCTTGCATATTTTGAGCTTTCAGAGGCTCAAAAAGATACAAAACCTCCTAAAACGTTCACAAAACTAGAGATTATAGAGTTCGCTAGAATAAAGCATAATTTTACTGATAAAGAAAAAAACTATATCGCTTATAAAGATATAATTGCTAAAAAATACAAAGTAAAAAAACGTCCTATTACTATAACTCAGACAACAATTGTAGATGTACCAGTCGCACAAGCTATAGAAGAGAAACCTAAAGAAGTAATTAAAAGTGAAGTAAGTAAAGACACAAAAGAGTTAACAAAAGAAGATAAAGATATTGCGAGTATTATAGCAAGCGATGATGTTGATGGACAATTTAATGAGATAAAAAATATACGTGAGGCTCTTTTAAAAAACCCAAGAGTACCAAAGTGGATAAAAGATAGTATAAGAGCTTTAAGTGCGCTAAGAGATGAGTACGATATTGATATTGGTTTTTCGTATAGAGGTGTGGCTCAATCAGATTTAATATCCAACAGTAGTGGTGTGGGAAGCAATATGGATCTTATCGCGATGTACAAACCAAATGAAAACTCAAGCGTAGGTTTTAACCTAAATGCAAGGCACCAAGTTGGAGATAATTCAAGTTCAACTTTTGCACAAGAGATAGGCTCACTATATACAACTTCTCCTGCATATTCAGATAGAGATATTTTGGTATCTGAGTTTTGGTATCAGTATAAGATAGATGCCTTATCTATGAGACTAGGGGTTGTTGATCCAGGTTCTTTTATAGACAACTCGTTTTTCAAGAGTTCTAGCAACTACTTTTTTAGCTCATCTATCTCTTCTACTCCTTATTCTTTAGTGCCTAATAATGGTCTGGGAATAGGCATGAAGTATGTAAAACCAAGCTTTTTCATCTCTGGACAGTTGAGTGATTCAGATGCAAAAGCTGGTGAATCTATGGATAGTGTTCTAAACAATGACTTATCTCTGTATAGTGCAATCGAGTTTGGAATAACACCAAAAAATAATAGATACTATCTAACTCTTTGGCATAGAGAGAGGGAGAGTAGCAACGCAGCTACTGGTGCTATTGTATCACTGAATCAAACTCTCGATGAGCTTAACAAGGTATTTGCAAAGTATGCATTCTCAAATGAAGCATCTGCTACGCAGTACATTTCACTTGGCTGGGGTAGAAAAAATTTCTTAGATAAAGATGATAAAGTTGGCCTTGCTTATTCTGCAAGTGAGTCAAAAACAAATCAAGAGATACAAAATACTCTTGAAATGTTTTACAGGTATGATTATTATCACGGTATTCAGATAAGTGCAGATATCCAAATATTAAATCCTATATACTCTAGTGAGGATTTAGCGATACTTCCAGGAATGAGGCTAAGAATTATTTTTTAG